The sequence below is a genomic window from Cucumis melo cultivar AY chromosome 5, USDA_Cmelo_AY_1.0, whole genome shotgun sequence.
TCTACGAGCAATATAGTCATTCAACAATACATTCTAAGAGCTAAATCTaagttttgctatatttataaattctttTGTATTGTATTATATCGATTAGTATTTTAAGTTTGATTGTTGTATTTACAAATTATCGAACGAATATGAATATAAAGAGCAAAGTATTcaaatgaaaaaacaaaaaaacataaacaaaagaGCAAAACACATTGATATATTTGCCAAAGTTTTGCTGATGCTTTAGGCTTGATGGCAAAGTATTGCTATATACTTTGGTCTATGTATTTGCTGTATTCTTTTGCTATATTAGCTGACTGCTTGATCAAATGCACTTGATAATTTGTCTCACAAAGTTTTTTCACATTTGGACATCTAACTATTGATTCAAATGCACAATTTTACTAGAATCTATTATGTAGTAATTAAAGAGCTTCTACTTCAAAATGAGCATACAACTTTCTAAATTTTGATCTAAAATAGAAACTTAATCATGAAAACTCTTATAATTCTGGATCAAGCTTTTGATTTCAGAGTATAAAAGCTTTTAAAGCTAGCAGCATTGATAAAATTAAGTTGaacatttaaattaaataagggtgaagaaaacaaatttagaactaaaaaaatgtataaagaTATTGATTTGAAGGAGTCAGATGTGGTACTCTTCTCTACGTGGAATAAATTATCATTATGTTTGTCAATCAAGAAGGTATTGGTGAGTAATATATAAAGGATAGGAAGCATACCTTGTAATGCAATGCAACTCAACAACCATTTAGTGTTGTGTGTTAGAAGAAAATAGCTTTCCGCCCATCGCCGGAAGATGGGGACTATGAAACCTTTGAGGCATTGGCCTCAGTTGCTCTCAGCAGTGGCAATGTGCCTCATTGCTGCCACCGTCGTTGCTGCTCAATTTGATGATGCTTTGCTACCTATCAAAAAACCTGAACTCGGTTTTGATTTACCGAAGCATCAACATCACACAAATTTTCCTCCGAAGTATCGTCACCACACACCTCCCCCACCGCTAAAATACCGCCACCACAAGCCGCCTCCACCGAAGTATAAGCACCACAAGCCGCCGCCCCCACCAAAATATAAGCATCATAAGTCTCCGCCACCATCATATGTTTATAAGTCTCCACCACCACCTCCACCAAAGTATAAGCATCACAAGCCTCCACCACCATCATATGTTTATAAGTCTCCACCACCACCTTCTCCTTACATTTATAAATCACCACCACCACCTCCTTACGTGTATAAATCTCCACCGCCACCTCCTTACGTCTACAAGTCCCCACCACCACCATCTCCATCACCACCCCCTCCATACGTCTATAAGTCTCCTCCACCACCATCTCCGTCGCCACCTCCTCCCTACGTCTATAAGTCTCCTCCACCACCATCTCCCTCTCCACCCCCTCCTTACGTCTATAGCTCTCCTCCACCACCATCTCCCTCTCCACCCCCTCCCTACGTCTATAAGTCTCCTCCACCACCATCTCCATCACCACCACCTCCTTACATCTACAAGTCTCCCCCACCGCCATCTCCATCACCACCACCTCCTTACATCTACAAGTCTCCCCCACCGCCATCTCCATCACCACCACCCCCCTATATTTATAAATCACCACCACCTCCATCACCATCACCACCTCCACCTTATGTCTATAAGTCACCTCCACCACCATCACCCTCTCCACCACCACCTTACGTGTACAAGTCTCCCCCACCACCATCTCCATCACCACCACCTCCTTACATCTACAAGTCTCCCCCACCGCCATCTCCATCACCACCACCCCCCTATATCTATAAATCACCACCACCTCCATCACCATCACCACCTCCACCTTATGTCTATAAGTCACCTCCACCACCATCTCCCTCTCCACCACCACCTTACGTGTACAAGTCTCCCCCACCACCACCTCCTTACATCTACAAGTCTCCCCCGCCACCATCTCCATCACCACCACCTCCTTACATCTACAAGTCTCCACCACCACCATCTCCTTCACCACCTCCTCCTTACGTCTATAGCTCTCCTCCACCACCATCTCCTTCTCCACCCCCTCCTTACGTCTATAAGTCACCTCCACCACCATCTCCATCGCCTCCACCACCTTATGTCTACAAGTCTCCTCCTCCACCATCTCCATCACCACCCCCACCTTATGTCTATAAATCTCCTCCACCTCCATCACCATCACCACCTCCACCTTATGTCTATAAGTCACCTCCGCCACCATCTCCCTCTCCACCGCCACCTTACGTGTACAAGTCTCCCCCACCACCTCCTTACATCTACAAGTCTCCCCCACCGCCATCTCCATCACCACCACCCCCCTATATTTATAAATCACCACCACCTCCACCTTATGTCTATAAGTCACCTCCACCACCATCTCCCTCTCCACCGCCACCTTATGTGTACAAGTCTCCTCCACCACCATCTCCCTCTCCACCCCCTCCTTACGTCTATAGCTCTCCTCCACCACCATCTCCCTCTCCACCCCCTCCCTACGTCTATAAGTCTCCTCCACCACCATCTCCCTCTCCACCCCCTCCCTACGTCTATAAGTCTCCTCCACCACC
It includes:
- the LOC127149479 gene encoding uncharacterized protein LOC127149479 isoform X6; amino-acid sequence: METVAGETCRHKVEVVMVMEGVVIYRHRGVVVMEMAVGETCRCKEVVVMEMVVGETCTRKVVVEREMVVEVTYRHKVEVVMVMEVVVIYRHRGVVVMEMVVGETCTRKVVVEREMVVEVTYRHKVEVVMVMEVVVIYRHRGVVVMEMAVGETCRCKEVVVMEMVVGETCTRKVVVEREMVVEVTYRHKVEVVMVMEVEEIYRHKVGVVMEMVEEETCRYKVVEVMEMVVEESYRRKEGVEREMVVEETYRRREGVEREMVVEETYRRREGVEREMVVEESYRRKEGVEREMVVEETCTHKVAVEREMVVEVTYRHKVEVVMVMEVEEIYRHKVGVVMEMVEEETCRHKVVEAMEMVVEVTYRRKEGVEKEMVVEESYRRKEEVVKEMVVVETCRCKEVVVMEMVAGETCRCKEVVVMEMVVGETCTRKVVVERVMVVEVTYRHKVEVVMVMEVVVIYKYRGVVVMEMAVGETCRCKEVVVMEMAVGETCRCKEVVVMEMVVEETYRRREGVEREMVVEESYRRKEGVEREMVVEETYRRREEVATEMVVEETYRRMEGVVMEMVVVGTCRRKEVAVEIYTRKEVVVVIYKCKEKVVVETYKHMMVVEACDAYTLVEVVVETYKHMMVAETYDAYILVGAAACGAYTSVEAACGGGILAVGEVCGDDTSEENLCDVDASVNQNRVQVF
- the LOC127149479 gene encoding uncharacterized protein LOC127149479 isoform X19 codes for the protein METVAGETCRHKVEVVMVMEGVVIYRHRGVVVMEMAVGETCRCKEVVVMEMVVGETCTRKVVVEREMVVEVTYRHKVEVVMVMEVVVIYRHRGVVVMEMAVGETCRCKEVVVMEMVVGETCTRKVVVEREMVVEVTYRHKVEVVMVMEVVVIYRHRGVVVMEMAVGETCRCKEVVVMEMVVGETCTRKVVVEREMVVEVTYRHKVEVVMVMEVEEIYRHKVGVVMEMVEEETCRYKVVEVMEMVVEESYRRKEGVEREMVVEETYRRREGVEREMVVEETYRRREGVEREMVVEESYRRKEGVEREMVVEETCTHKVAVEREMVVEVTYRHKVEVVMVMEVEEIYRHKVGVVMEMVEEETCRHKVVEAMEMVVEVTYRRKEGVEKEMVVEESYRRKEEVVKEMVVVETCRCKEVVVMEMVAGETCRCKEVVVMEMVVEETYRRREGVEREMVVEESYRRKEGVEREMVVEETYRRREEVATEMVVEETYRRMEGVVMEMVVVGTCRRKEVAVEIYTRKEVVVVIYKCKEKVVVETYKHMMVVEACDAYTLVEVVVETYKHMMVAETYDAYILVGAAACGAYTSVEAACGGGILAVGEVCGDDTSEENLCDVDASVNQNRVQVF
- the LOC127149479 gene encoding uncharacterized protein LOC127149479 isoform X20, with protein sequence METVAGETCRHKVEVVMVMEGVVIYRHRGVVVMEMAVGETCRCKEVVVMEMVVGETCTRKVVVEREMVVEVTYRHKVEVVMVMEVVVIYRHRGVVVMEMAVGETCRCKEVVVMEMVVGETCTRKVVVEREMVVEVTYRHKVEVVMVMEVVVIYRHRGVVVMEMAVGETCRCKEVVVMEMVVGETCTRKVVVERVMVVEVTYRHKVEVVMVMEVEEIYRHKVGVVMEMVVGETCTRKVAVEREMVAEVTYRHKVEVVMVMEVEEIYRHKVGVVMEMVEEETCRHKVVEAMEMVVEVTYRRKEGVEKEMVVEESYRRKEEVVKEMVVVETCRCKEVVVMEMVAGETCRCKEVVVMEMVVGETCTRKVVVERVMVVEVTYRHKVEVVMVMEVVVIYKYRGVVVMEMAVGETCRCKEVVVMEMAVGETCRCKEVVVMEMVVEETYRRREGVEREMVVEESYRRKEGVEREMVVEETYRRREEVATEMVVEETYRRMEGVVMEMVVVGTCRRKEVAVEIYTRKEVVVVIYKCKEKVVVETYKHMMVVEACDAYTLVEVVVETYKHMMVAETYDAYILVGAAACGAYTSVEAACGGGILAVGEVCGDDTSEENLCDVDASVNQNRVQVF
- the LOC127149479 gene encoding uncharacterized protein LOC127149479 isoform X17, which codes for METVAGETCRHKVEVVMVMEGVVIYRHRGVVVMEMAVGETCRCKEVVVMEMVVGETCTRKVVVEREMVVEVTYRHKVEVVMVMEVVVIYRHRGVVVMEMAVGETCRCKEVVVMEMVVGETCTRKVVVEREMVVEVTYRHKVEVVMVMEVVVIYRHRGVVVMEMAVGETCRCKEVVVMEMVVGETCTRKVVVEREMVVEVTYRHKVEVVMVMEVVVIYKYRGVVVMEMVVGETCTRKVAVEREMVVEVTYRHKVEVVMVMEVEEIYRHKVGVVMEMVEEETCRHKVVEAMEMVVEVTYRRKEGVEKEMVVEESYRRKEEVVKEMVVVETCRCKEVVVMEMVAGETCRCKEVVVMEMVVGETCTRKVVVERVMVVEVTYRHKVEVVMVMEVVVIYKYRGVVVMEMAVGETCRCKEVVVMEMAVGETCRCKEVVVMEMVVEETYRRREGVEREMVVEESYRRKEGVEREMVVEETYRRREEVATEMVVEETYRRMEGVVMEMVVVGTCRRKEVAVEIYTRKEVVVVIYKCKEKVVVETYKHMMVVEACDAYTLVEVVVETYKHMMVAETYDAYILVGAAACGAYTSVEAACGGGILAVGEVCGDDTSEENLCDVDASVNQNRVQVF
- the LOC127149479 gene encoding uncharacterized protein LOC127149479 isoform X4; translation: METVAGETCRHKVEVVMVMEGVVIYRHRGVVVMEMAVGETCRCKEVVVMEMVVGETCTRKVVVEREMVVEVTYRHKVEVVMVMEVVVIYRHRGVVVMEMAVGETCRCKEVVVMEMVVGETCTRKVVVEREMVVEVTYRHKVEVVMVMEVVVIYRHRGVVVMEMAVGETCRCKEVVVMEMVVGETCTRKVVVEREMVVEVTYRHKVEVVMVMEVEEIYRHKVGVVMEMVEEETCRYKVVEVMEMVVEESYRRKEGVEREMVVEETYRRREGVEREMVVEETYRRREGVEREMVVEESYRRKEGVEREMVVEETCTHKVAVEREMVVEVTYRHKVEVVMVMEVEEIYRHKVGVVMEMVEEETCRHKVVEAMEMVVEVTYRRKEGVEKEMVVEESYRRKEEVVKEMVVVETCRCKEVVVMEMVAGETCRCKEVVVMEMVVGETCTRKVVVERVMVVEVTYRHKVEVVMVMEVVVIYKYRGVVVMEMAVGETCRCKEVVVMEMVVEETYRRREGVEREMVVEESYRRKEGVEREMVVEETYRRREEVATEMVVEETYRRMEGVVMEMVVVGTCRRKEVAVEIYTRKEVVVVIYKCKEKVVVETYKHMMVVEACDAYTLVEVVVETYKHMMVAETYDAYILVGAAACGAYTSVEAACGGGILAVGEVCGDDTSEENLCDVDASVNQNRVQVF
- the LOC127149479 gene encoding uncharacterized protein LOC127149479 isoform X30, which gives rise to METVAGETCRHKVEVVMVMEGVVIYRHRGVVVMEMAVGETCRCKEVVVMEMVVGETCTRKVVVEREMVVEVTYRHKVEVVMVMEVVVIYRHRGVVVMEMAVGETCRCKEVVVMEMVVGETCTRKVVVEREMVVEVTYRHKVEVVMVMEVVVIYRHRGVVVMEMAVGETCRCKEVVVMEMVVGETCTRKVVVEREMVVEVTYRHKVEVVMVMEVVVIYKYRGVVVMEMVVGETCTRKVAVEREMVVEVTYRHKVEVVVIYKYRGVVVMEMAVGETCRCKEVVVMEMVAGETCRCKEVVVMEMVVGETCTRKVVVERVMVVEVTYRHKVEVVMVMEVVVIYKYRGVVVMEMAVGETCRCKEVVVMEMAVGETCRCKEVVVMEMVVEETYRRREGVEREMVVEESYRRKEGVEREMVVEETYRRREEVATEMVVEETYRRMEGVVMEMVVVGTCRRKEVAVEIYTRKEVVVVIYKCKEKVVVETYKHMMVVEACDAYTLVEVVVETYKHMMVAETYDAYILVGAAACGAYTSVEAACGGGILAVGEVCGDDTSEENLCDVDASVNQNRVQVF
- the LOC127149479 gene encoding uncharacterized protein LOC127149479 isoform X26 — protein: METVAGETCRHKVEVVMVMEGVVIYRHRGVVVMEMAVGETCRCKEVVVMEMVVGETCTRKVVVEREMVVEVTYRHKVEVVMVMEVVVIYRHRGVVVMEMAVGETCRCKEVVVMEMVVGETCTRKVVVEREMVVEVTYRHKVEVVMVMEVVVIYRHRGVVVMEMAVGETCRCKEVVVMEMVVGETCTRKVVVEREMVVEVTYRHKVEVVMVMEVEEIYRHKVGVVMEMVEEETCRYKVVEVMEMVVEESYRRKEGVEREMVVEETYRRREGVEREMVVEETYRRREGVEREMVVEESYRRKEGVEREMVVEETCTHKVAVEREMVVEVTYRHKVEVVMVMEVVVIYKYRGVVVMEMAVGETCRCKEVVVMEMAVGETCRCKEVVVMEMVVEETYRRREGVEREMVVEESYRRKEGVEREMVVEETYRRREEVATEMVVEETYRRMEGVVMEMVVVGTCRRKEVAVEIYTRKEVVVVIYKCKEKVVVETYKHMMVVEACDAYTLVEVVVETYKHMMVAETYDAYILVGAAACGAYTSVEAACGGGILAVGEVCGDDTSEENLCDVDASVNQNRVQVF
- the LOC127149479 gene encoding uncharacterized protein LOC127149479 isoform X24, whose protein sequence is METVAGETCRHKVEVVMVMEGVVIYRHRGVVVMEMAVGETCRCKEVVVMEMVVGETCTRKVVVEREMVVEVTYRHKVEVVMVMEVVVIYRHRGVVVMEMAVGETCRCKEVVVMEMVVGETCTRKVVVEREMVVEVTYRHKVEVVMVMEVVVIYRHRGVVVMEMAVGETCRCKEVVVMEMVVGETCTRKVAVEREMVAEVTYRHKVEVVMVMEVEEIYRHKVGVVMEMVEEETCRHKVVEAMEMVVEVTYRRKEGVEKEMVVEESYRRKEEVVKEMVVVETCRCKEVVVMEMVAGETCRCKEVVVMEMVVGETCTRKVVVERVMVVEVTYRHKVEVVMVMEVVVIYKYRGVVVMEMAVGETCRCKEVVVMEMAVGETCRCKEVVVMEMVVEETYRRREGVEREMVVEESYRRKEGVEREMVVEETYRRREEVATEMVVEETYRRMEGVVMEMVVVGTCRRKEVAVEIYTRKEVVVVIYKCKEKVVVETYKHMMVVEACDAYTLVEVVVETYKHMMVAETYDAYILVGAAACGAYTSVEAACGGGILAVGEVCGDDTSEENLCDVDASVNQNRVQVF
- the LOC127149479 gene encoding uncharacterized protein LOC127149479 isoform X29 — translated: METVAGETCRHKVEVVMVMEGVVIYRHRGVVVMEMAVGETCRCKEVVVMEMVVGETCTRKVVVERVMVVEVTYRHKVEVVMVMEVEEIYRHKVGVVMEMVEEETCRYKVVEVMEMVVEESYRRKEGVEREMVVEETYRRREGVEREMVVEETYRRREGVEREMVVEESYRRKEGVEREMVVEETCTHKVAVEREMVVEVTYRHKVEVVMVMEVEEIYRHKVGVVMEMVEEETCRHKVVEAMEMVVEVTYRRKEGVEKEMVVEESYRRKEEVVKEMVVVETCRCKEVVVMEMVAGETCRCKEVVVMEMVVGETCTRKVVVERVMVVEVTYRHKVEVVMVMEVVVIYKYRGVVVMEMAVGETCRCKEVVVMEMAVGETCRCKEVVVMEMVVEETYRRREGVEREMVVEESYRRKEGVEREMVVEETYRRREEVATEMVVEETYRRMEGVVMEMVVVGTCRRKEVAVEIYTRKEVVVVIYKCKEKVVVETYKHMMVVEACDAYTLVEVVVETYKHMMVAETYDAYILVGAAACGAYTSVEAACGGGILAVGEVCGDDTSEENLCDVDASVNQNRVQVF
- the LOC127149479 gene encoding uncharacterized protein LOC127149479 isoform X1, whose translation is METVAGETCRHKVEVVMVMEGVVIYRHRGVVVMEMAVGETCRCKEVVVMEMVVGETCTRKVVVEREMVVEVTYRHKVEVVMVMEVVVIYRHRGVVVMEMAVGETCRCKEVVVMEMVVGETCTRKVVVEREMVVEVTYRHKVEVVMVMEVVVIYRHRGVVVMEMAVGETCRCKEVVVMEMVVGETCTRKVVVEREMVVEVTYRHKVEVVMVMEVEEIYRHKVGVVMEMVEEETCRYKVVEVMEMVVEESYRRKEGVEREMVVEETYRRREGVEREMVVEETYRRREGVEREMVVEESYRRKEGVEREMVVEETCTHKVAVEREMVVEVTYRHKVEVVMVMEVEEIYRHKVGVVMEMVEEETCRHKVVEAMEMVVEVTYRRKEGVEKEMVVEESYRRKEEVVKEMVVVETCRCKEVVVMEMVAGETCRCKEVVVMEMVVGETCTRKVVVERVMVVEVTYRHKVEVVMVMEVVVIYKYRGVVVMEMAVGETCRCKEVVVMEMAVGETCRCKEVVVMEMVVEETYRRREGVEREMVVEESYRRKEGVEREMVVEETYRRREEVATEMVVEETYRRMEGVVMEMVVVGTCRRKEVAVEIYTRKEVVVVIYKCKEKVVVETYKHMMVVEACDAYTLVEVVVETYKHMMVAETYDAYILVGAAACGAYTSVEAACGGGILAVGEVCGDDTSEENLCDVDASVNQNRVQVF
- the LOC127149479 gene encoding uncharacterized protein LOC127149479 isoform X15 yields the protein METVAGETCRHKVEVVMVMEGVVIYRHRGVVVMEMAVGETCRCKEVVVMEMVVGETCTRKVVVEREMVVEVTYRHKVEVVMVMEVVVIYRHRGVVVMEMAVGETCRCKEVVVMEMVVGETCTRKVVVEREMVVEVTYRHKVEVVMVMEVVVIYRHRGVVVMEMAVGETCRCKEVVVMEMVVGETCTRKVVVEREMVVEVTYRHKVEVVMVMEVVVIYKYRGVVVMEMVVGETCTRKVAVEREMVAEVTYRHKVEVVMVMEVEEIYRHKVGVVMEMVEEETCRHKVVEAMEMVVEVTYRRKEGVEKEMVVEESYRRKEEVVKEMVVVETCRCKEVVVMEMVAGETCRCKEVVVMEMVVGETCTRKVVVERVMVVEVTYRHKVEVVMVMEVVVIYKYRGVVVMEMAVGETCRCKEVVVMEMAVGETCRCKEVVVMEMVVEETYRRREGVEREMVVEESYRRKEGVEREMVVEETYRRREEVATEMVVEETYRRMEGVVMEMVVVGTCRRKEVAVEIYTRKEVVVVIYKCKEKVVVETYKHMMVVEACDAYTLVEVVVETYKHMMVAETYDAYILVGAAACGAYTSVEAACGGGILAVGEVCGDDTSEENLCDVDASVNQNRVQVF
- the LOC127149479 gene encoding uncharacterized protein LOC127149479 isoform X27, which gives rise to METVAGETCRHKVEVVMVMEGVVIYRHRGVVVMEMAVGETCRCKEVVVMEMVVGETCTRKVVVEREMVVEVTYRHKVEVVMVMEVVVIYRHRGVVVMEMAVGETCRCKEVVVMEMVVGETCTRKVVVEREMVVEVTYRHKVEVVMVMEVVVIYRHRGVVVMEMAVGETCRCKEVVVMEMVVGETCTRKVVVEREMVVEVTYRHKVEVVMVMEVEEIYRHKVGVVMEMVEEETCRYKVVEVMEMVVEESYRRKEGVEREMVVEETYRRREGVEREMVVEETYRRREGVEREMVVEESYRRKEGVEREMVVEETCTHKVAVEREMVVEVTYRHKVEVVMVMEVVVIYKYRGVVVMEMAVGETCRCKEVVVMEMAVGETCRCKEVVVMEMVVEETYRRREGVEREMVVEESYRRKEGVEREMVVEETYRRREEVATEMVVEETYRRMEGVVMEMVVVGTCRRKEVAVEIYTRKEVVVVIYKCKEKVVVETYKHMMVVEACDAYTLVEVVVETYKHMMVAETYDAYILVGAAACGAYTSVEAACGGGILAVGEVCGDDTSEENLCDVDASVNQNRVQVF
- the LOC127149479 gene encoding uncharacterized protein LOC127149479 isoform X13 produces the protein METVAGETCRHKVEVVMVMEGVVIYRHRGVVVMEMAVGETCRCKEVVVMEMVVGETCTRKVVVEREMVVEVTYRHKVEVVMVMEVVVIYRHRGVVVMEMAVGETCRCKEVVVMEMVVGETCTRKVVVERVMVVEVTYRHKVEVVMVMEVEEIYRHKVGVVMEMVEEETCRYKVVEVMEMVVEESYRRKEGVEREMVVEETYRRREGVEREMVVEETYRRREGVEREMVVEESYRRKEGVEREMVVEETCTHKVAVEREMVVEVTYRHKVEVVMVMEVEEIYRHKVGVVMEMVEEETCRHKVVEAMEMVVEVTYRRKEGVEKEMVVEESYRRKEEVVKEMVVVETCRCKEVVVMEMVAGETCRCKEVVVMEMVVGETCTRKVVVERVMVVEVTYRHKVEVVMVMEVVVIYKYRGVVVMEMAVGETCRCKEVVVMEMAVGETCRCKEVVVMEMVVEETYRRREGVEREMVVEESYRRKEGVEREMVVEETYRRREEVATEMVVEETYRRMEGVVMEMVVVGTCRRKEVAVEIYTRKEVVVVIYKCKEKVVVETYKHMMVVEACDAYTLVEVVVETYKHMMVAETYDAYILVGAAACGAYTSVEAACGGGILAVGEVCGDDTSEENLCDVDASVNQNRVQVF
- the LOC127149479 gene encoding uncharacterized protein LOC127149479 isoform X21; the encoded protein is METVAGETCRHKVEVVMVMEGVVIYRHRGVVVMEMVVGETCTRKVVVEREMVVEVTYRHKVEVVMVMEVVVIYRHRGVVVMEMAVGETCRCKEVVVMEMVVGETCTRKVVVEREMVVEVTYRHKVEVVMVMEVEEIYRHKVGVVMEMVEEETCRYKVVEVMEMVVEESYRRKEGVEREMVVEETYRRREGVEREMVVEETYRRREGVEREMVVEESYRRKEGVEREMVVEETCTHKVAVEREMVVEVTYRHKVEVVMVMEVEEIYRHKVGVVMEMVEEETCRHKVVEAMEMVVEVTYRRKEGVEKEMVVEESYRRKEEVVKEMVVVETCRCKEVVVMEMVAGETCRCKEVVVMEMVVGETCTRKVVVERVMVVEVTYRHKVEVVMVMEVVVIYKYRGVVVMEMAVGETCRCKEVVVMEMAVGETCRCKEVVVMEMVVEETYRRREGVEREMVVEESYRRKEGVEREMVVEETYRRREEVATEMVVEETYRRMEGVVMEMVVVGTCRRKEVAVEIYTRKEVVVVIYKCKEKVVVETYKHMMVVEACDAYTLVEVVVETYKHMMVAETYDAYILVGAAACGAYTSVEAACGGGILAVGEVCGDDTSEENLCDVDASVNQNRVQVF
- the LOC127149479 gene encoding uncharacterized protein LOC127149479 isoform X22 translates to METVAGETCRHKVEVVMVMEGVVIYRHRGVVVMEMAVGETCRCKEVVVMEMVVGETCTRKVVVEREMVVEVTYRHKVEVVMVMEVVVIYRHRGVVVMEMVVGETCTRKVVVEREMVVEVTYRHKVEVVMVMEVEEIYRHKVGVVMEMVEEETCRYKVVEVMEMVVEESYRRKEGVEREMVVEETYRRREGVEREMVVEETYRRREGVEREMVVEESYRRKEGVEREMVVEETCTHKVAVEREMVVEVTYRHKVEVVMVMEVEEIYRHKVGVVMEMVEEETCRHKVVEAMEMVVEVTYRRKEGVEKEMVVEESYRRKEEVVKEMVVVETCRCKEVVVMEMVAGETCRCKEVVVMEMVVGETCTRKVVVERVMVVEVTYRHKVEVVMVMEVVVIYKYRGVVVMEMAVGETCRCKEVVVMEMAVGETCRCKEVVVMEMVVEETYRRREGVEREMVVEESYRRKEGVEREMVVEETYRRREEVATEMVVEETYRRMEGVVMEMVVVGTCRRKEVAVEIYTRKEVVVVIYKCKEKVVVETYKHMMVVEACDAYTLVEVVVETYKHMMVAETYDAYILVGAAACGAYTSVEAACGGGILAVGEVCGDDTSEENLCDVDASVNQNRVQVF
- the LOC127149479 gene encoding uncharacterized protein LOC127149479 isoform X18, which codes for METVAGETCRHKVEVVMVMEGVVIYRHRGVVVMEMAVGETCRCKEVVVMEMVVGETCTRKVVVEREMVVEVTYRHKVEVVMVMEVVVIYRHRGVVVMEMAVGETCRCKEVVVMEMVVGETCTRKVVVEREMVVEVTYRHKVEVVMVMEVVVIYRHRGVVVMEMAVGETCRCKEVVVMEMVVGETCTRKVVVEREMVVEVTYRHKVEVVMVMEVEEIYRHKVGVVMEMVVGETCTRKVAVEREMVAEVTYRHKVEVVMVMEVEEIYRHKVGVVMEMVEEETCRHKVVEAMEMVVEVTYRRKEGVEKEMVVEESYRRKEEVVKEMVVVETCRCKEVVVMEMVAGETCRCKEVVVMEMVVGETCTRKVVVERVMVVEVTYRHKVEVVMVMEVVVIYKYRGVVVMEMAVGETCRCKEVVVMEMAVGETCRCKEVVVMEMVVEETYRRREGVEREMVVEESYRRKEGVEREMVVEETYRRREEVATEMVVEETYRRMEGVVMEMVVVGTCRRKEVAVEIYTRKEVVVVIYKCKEKVVVETYKHMMVVEACDAYTLVEVVVETYKHMMVAETYDAYILVGAAACGAYTSVEAACGGGILAVGEVCGDDTSEENLCDVDASVNQNRVQVF
- the LOC127149479 gene encoding uncharacterized protein LOC127149479 isoform X28, with translation METVAGETCRHKVEVVMVMEGVVIYRHRGVVVMEMAVGETCRCKEVVVMEMVVGETCTRKVVVEREMVVEVTYRHKVEVVMVMEVEEIYRHKVGVVMEMVEEETCRYKVVEVMEMVVEESYRRKEGVEREMVVEETYRRREGVEREMVVEETYRRREGVEREMVVEESYRRKEGVEREMVVEETCTHKVAVEREMVVEVTYRHKVEVVMVMEVEEIYRHKVGVVMEMVEEETCRHKVVEAMEMVVEVTYRRKEGVEKEMVVEESYRRKEEVVKEMVVVETCRCKEVVVMEMVAGETCRCKEVVVMEMVVGETCTRKVVVERVMVVEVTYRHKVEVVMVMEVVVIYKYRGVVVMEMAVGETCRCKEVVVMEMAVGETCRCKEVVVMEMVVEETYRRREGVEREMVVEESYRRKEGVEREMVVEETYRRREEVATEMVVEETYRRMEGVVMEMVVVGTCRRKEVAVEIYTRKEVVVVIYKCKEKVVVETYKHMMVVEACDAYTLVEVVVETYKHMMVAETYDAYILVGAAACGAYTSVEAACGGGILAVGEVCGDDTSEENLCDVDASVNQNRVQVF